A DNA window from Rhineura floridana isolate rRhiFlo1 chromosome 11, rRhiFlo1.hap2, whole genome shotgun sequence contains the following coding sequences:
- the LOC133367385 gene encoding olfactory receptor 11G2-like yields the protein MEMANGSTIHEFILLGFDVQQRTRFLLLGFFSILYMLTLAENVTIITVVSLDNHLAQLPMYILLSNFSWLEMCYVTATVPRMLSDLVSPYGIISFQACFLQFYIFFSLGTTECFFLSAMALDRYLAICHPLRYPQLMTQHSCYALVGTCWVVGFLWYLIPVILISKLSFCGPNIIDHFLCDPEPILSLACPPLGNAPFVLQIFLYALVLSNVFFVLLSYGFVILNLIKSSNEASRRKAFSTISFHIMVVTLFYGTIAVEYFIPGGESRSEATKAITLFYAAITPFLNPLIYCLRNDQVKEALGRLLKRKKTFLRRKVTV from the coding sequence ATGGAGATGGCCAATGGCAGCACCATCCACGAATTCATTTTGCTGGGATTTGACGTTCAACAGCGGACACGATTCTTGCTCCTTGGCTTTTTCTCCATTCTCTACATGCTCACTTTGGCTGAGAACGTCACCATCATCACAGTGGTGTCCCTAGATAACCACTTGGCCCAGCTTCCCATGTACATCCTGCTGAGTAATTTCTCCTGGTTGGAGATGTGCTACGTGACCGCCACTGTGCCTCGTATGCTCTCTGACCTGGTTTCCCCTTATGGAATCATCTCCTTCCAGGCCTGCTTCCTCCAGTTCTACATTTTCTTCTCTCTTGGCACCACAGAGTGCTTCTTCCTTTCAGCCATGGCTTTGGATCGGTACTTGGCCATCTGCCACCCTCTGCGCTACCCACAACTTATGACCCAACATTCCTGCTATGCCTTGGTAGGGACATGTTGGGTTGTTGGCTTCCTGTGGTATCTTATTCCAGTGATTTTGATCTCCAAGTTGTCCTTTTGTGGTCCTAACATTATTGACCACTTTTTGTGTGATCCTGAGCCAATTCTGTCCCTGGCCTGCCCTCCACTCGGAAATGCTCCCTTTGTCTTACAAATATTTCTGTATGCTCTGGTTTTAAGCAATGTGTTCTTTGTTTTGCTATCATATGGCTTTGTCATTCTCAACCTGATAAAATCTTCAAACGAAGCCAGTCGTAGGAAGGCCTTTTCTACCATATCTTTCCATATAATGGTGGTGACACTTTTTTATGGCACTATAGCAGTGGAGTACTTTATTCCAGGTGGAGAAAGTCGCTCAGAGGCCACCAAGGCAATCACGCTCTTCTACGCAGCCATTACACCCTTTCTTAACCCCCTGATCTACTGTCTGAGAAATGATCAGGTGAAAGAGGCCCTGGGCAGGTTGctaaagagaaagaaaacatttCTAAGGAGAAAGGTGACAGTATAA